In Electrophorus electricus isolate fEleEle1 chromosome 10, fEleEle1.pri, whole genome shotgun sequence, the genomic window tccccttttccctcTGCCTCATATCACATCATTTCAATGTTTATTGCagatttttttctccctctctctctcacacacacacacacacacacacacacagagagaacatggagaaggtgagacagaaagaaagagaatgtgacTGAAAGTGAGACTCACTTCTTGTATGAGGGCATTGTGTCTCAGAACCTTCCTGGCTTTCATGATCCTCACTATAGCAGcctgtaaatacatttttctgtctTCATCCACGGCACTCCTCGTCTGTTCCAGCTcctaacatacacactcagtCATAAAGCAGTACTAACATGACAACACAGTGTGTACACACTGGGTATTTCTGTTAGTTGCCTGTAGTGCTGCACCTGTGGCGTGTCCCGTTGCATTGACGTAGTgattttaaactttgttcttttacTAGTGAAATTCATATTTAGTGAGAAAGTAGATTCAGTCTCAATTTCCTCCTGGATATAAAGGAGAGGAAAAGTCGTATCATATCATGATTCCCTTTCAATATGtgcagctaaaaataaaaactatcaAGTCACATTCCAAATGTAcccataaaatatttatttttagtgagAAGCCATACTCAAAAACAAGCACTGAAATAAGAGCATGATCAGCGGGTTCAACTTCACTTGAGTTTTCTGTCCATTACACAGAAAGGGTTAAACAAAGGTGGTCGACCAGAGGGAAGTGGCTATTGTAGCTGCATCTGAAGCTGCAGAAGCGCTCCCGCAACCCTACCTTCTGTGAGTCGTGGTTGATCATCTTGACATCCAGCAGGGACTTGATGGTCTTCTGGAGCTCCTTCTCGTTCATCTGCGTGCTGTCCTGCAGCTCTTTATAGCTCACCGTCTCACTGTTGTTGAAGACCAGCAGCACTGCCATCTGGTAGGTGGTGACCATGGCCACATAGGGCTTGGACAGGTAGTTCATCTTCACCTCAcctgagagaggaagggaaggtTAGAGATTAAGTGAATGAAGGAGACTATAAAAACAACTCCGGACTGGATGCACGCCAGgggtctcccccccccccccccattccaaTAAAACGTGACTGAGAACTTGTAGACAGCAGCATCTGAAAGTAGGGGCACAGCCTTGAGAGGTTCTTTCTGCTGCCATCAGTTGATTCGGTATTTGCACATACATCCCCGTTACACATACAAAGTAGCCCTCAACAAATGCTTAAAAGGCCTGCTCTGAAACATCACACACGACTAATCACACAATATAACCATTTGTGTAAATGTGATAACCATAAaagtgatggggtgtgtgtgtgtgtgtgtgtgtgtgtgtgtgtttggcctgctGTACCAGTAGATTACTAAATGCTTTGGACTACAGATCTGTGGGGTAATTAGACTCTGGGTGCAGGGTAGGTCACTGTAATCTTGTGGATCATGGTAATTTTTCCTGGTTCCAGACATTACACCACCCAGAATACACAGCTAGCACGGATGCTTcatgaaaccacaaaaaaaacgaaaacaaacACTACAACTACTAAACCACTAAAAGAATCCTCCactgttttaaataaagctCTGGAGTCCGGCTACCATTAGTCCTATGACATTAGCCCTGTGTACTGGATAAAGGTTTCAAGCTATAATCATGTTatgtgaaaacaaaagaagTAGTATGAACCGTAAAAAGATTTACTGATGCACTCTAAATAAGTATTCATTTGTTTCTGACTCTGTCGAAACACACTGTACCTGTGCAGAGATAGTGTAGCCAGGTCAGCTTCCTCCCACTGAAATGCTGGTTATAAAACAGTTCAAACTGGGGGGAAAAGACAAATCACCATTAGAGCAAACGGTGGCAGATCTGAATCGCACATTACGTTATagactttttttctcctttaacaTAATTTGATCCTCAACAAATGTGGACACACTGATCTTGCTGTGTAATCACAGTGACAGAACTATAACTGCACTTCGGGTTTGCCAAAGGCTAACTAACCATTTGTACACTCTTCTCCAGTTCCTGAGGGATGGCAAACGTAGAAGAGGCGACTTGTGTGAGAGGCCATGCCCCTGCCtggaacgaacacacacacacacacacacacacacacacacacacacacacacacacacacaaacacacataataagcacacagacacaaacacatataataagcacacacacacatgaaaatacatatgcacaccATATTTCATCTGAAAATCGCTTCATATTTCTTAAAACCAAGAGAGTTTAGGGTTAACTTGTCTGAATTTGTCTACAATTGGAAAAGACCTGTCTGGGATATTGCATGCCAAAATACCTACACTTTAAGCATTATGAACCAATCTAAAACAATAATTTCTCAAGCCCAGTGGCATAATACCCTCTagctctgcatgtgtgtgtgtgtgtgtgggtggtccccctctcccccttcctcACACAATCACTTTCTCACCTGTAACACATAGATCTGAAAACTGATGCCCAGGTCCACCACTGTCTCCTGGGTTTTGATGAAGTTGTTGAACTTGTTGTTGAGGTCAGCACTGACGCTCATGTCTGTGTACATTCTGTGCAGTTTGCTTGTGAACTCATATCCACACGCTTGCTGCAAAgcaaagcacagagagaaagaaaaaagtatatatatatatatatatatatgagagagagagagagagagagagagagagagagaaacaggaggagggaaagaggatGATTTGTACATGTTCATAACAAAGCCCTTCATTTGTGATACTGATCAAACATAATGACAGCTGTGGTACAGGGACAGAGTGGATGACTAGTGATTAGTTCTGCTGAGTCACATCTGTGAACTTTTAGAGTGTAAAATTACAAGCCACTTCTAAAGAGCGGAGTGAAAAATGCTTCTTGTTCTACCTTTAGTTTGTTGATCATGGCTTCTTCTGAGTCCATGGATAATGAAAGCCCATGTATTAACCTCTTGGCAAGCATTCTTGCATAAAACTATGACAGAAGTAAGACCAACAGTCCATTTTTTTGAAGTATGTAAAGATACCCAGAAACACTTGCAAATGTTTTACCCAATTGAGTACGACATACAAACATAATTATTAAAGATGGCACCAATGCAATACCCTGTATGGTAATCTGATAGAAATCAGCAAAAAAATTCAGCTGTTCAGTTTTTTCTAGTTAGAAAGAATTATCATCTTGCTATCATTATCAGATCCAATTTCTATTGGTTTTAAGCAGAGGTCAAGTCTGAAAGAATTATAAGATCAATACTAAGTTGATGTGGAATTAATGTTGAATTcagtaatgagaaaaaaaatgcagacaaactAGAGAGTAAATGTCAGGAGTCATTGAGTGAGCCagtcatggggggggggggggggggggtgagtgggcttgtgtgtgtgcgcttgtgtgtgtgtgtgtgtgtgtgtgtgtgtgtgtgtgtgtgttgagggtgACTACAGTACACCTGAGAACAAAGGGGATGATCAAGGCAATAAACATCACCGCACTAAGAGAGACACTGTATAGTATAGTAATGAAAGGTAGAAAATTAAATGCTTCAGTCTTGTAGACagttactttttttgtttataaatctTTCATATACATGCATGAAGCTATAAAATATAGCACATATAATATATTCTGCACAAAATAATTTCCcaatcaacaaaaacacagctctACGGTGGAGTTTAATGAGAAAAATCAGATCAGTATCAGGCGACATTCACAAGATATTGGTATCAGATCAGTACAGAAAAATCAGTATTGTGCCATCTCTCTAATTATACAAAAATCAATATGAGCCAGACTGGACCAATCCAGAGCTGAGGTGTCTTTCCTGCTGAACTCACCTTCTGAAACACATCTTTGTCGTCTATGTATTTGAAGACGGTGATGAAGCTGCTCAGCTTATCTTCCACCTCATTCTCGGTCATCCCTTTTGCAGATTTCTTCAGCAGATTGTCACAGTACTTAGCGAGCTgtaacacaaaaacacacacgcacacacacacacacacacagatgtgaacacacacacacacacgattgcACAcctaacaaaaaaacaaacaacaacccaACTGTCTCAGCATATCATCCGATAGTGACATATTGTGAAACAAAAGGTTGTTGAGCACCACAAATACCAGTTCAGGCGCTTTGCAGATGGATTTGGGTTCTCTGTAGTTTACTACCGAAGTCAAAGCCTGTAACAGAAGCGCGCAATAAAGTCAAAACCTGAAACataaatatgcaataaaaatgccACTGTTAAGTACAATTACAACGCTTCTGCAAGCACTGAGTGCCATAAAACCAAATCGACTGCATCTGGCACATTGGTGCCACGTACTGGACTAAAAGTATAATTACAGTTCAAACTGTGTTGACAACTGCATCCAcgtataaataaagaaaaaataataatattaggaCATCGGTGGTTATAGCACACACCTCATTTTCgcattgtggttgtgtgtttcaAAGATATAGAggtataaacaaatataactgaAGTAAATGTGCACATATACTACATAAATACAGTACCTATGTTTTACCAAACCATCTCAGACAGGACTAACTAGATATGCTTTTATATTATAGAACAAGCCTGCACATGCTGGGATTACAAGTCTGTGCAAACCTGATAGACTAACAAGATAGCGCATGTTGGTGGCCCTGTATGAGAATTATTTGTTTACCTATAACAGTGACCTCTTTTCCAACAAAATCTCTGTTTAATAAGCGCATGCTGTTTACCTTGTCAAGTGCGCTCATGAAGTGCTGGTCTCCATTTAAGACTGTGTTAATCAGCTGTACAAATTTACTATGGACCTCCAACACAGACTCCACAAACTGGGTTGGCATCTGCAGAATAGAATAAGACATGAACTGCTGAAGTATGCAGTAATCAAAGACCAAACAGAGCAGATAAGCCCTTCTTTATACAACAGAGCTCAGATTATCTCAAGTAAAATCATCACACCAGTCAGCCAGCCATTATCAGATTACTGGAAGtaacaatacatacaatacCAATAGACAGACTGAACATTCAAACAACATGAAGTGCAAGACAAGTGACAGCAATGGTGCCCGTTATCACCTAAGAAAGGGAAGAAAGTTTCAAACCTGCCAATCATTTTACTGCAGCAAATCAAATAACTGCTGAGATGTGACAGCGTACAAACTCGTTCATGTAGTCGACCCAGTTACACGGTGAAACTGcctttatgatgatgatgatgatgatgatgatgtattAATGAAATGTTCCAAAACCGCATGCCTTaattccaacacacacacccaaacttACATTTTCCTGAGAGAGGTTACTCGTGGCTCGGAGCCCCTCGTCGTGAATGTGCACCTGCAGCTCCTGTATCATGTGAGGTAAGCCGCTGGAGACAGCCCGGAGCAGGGTGTACATGTTCGCCATGTCTGAAACCCAGCCAGAACAAGCAGCGGTAAATCCCCCCCCATTTAAGCGGGCAGGCCAGTGCTTGGGCTCGGACGCGTCCCACTGCTCAGGGAGAAGTGCTGCTTCACAACAGTCATCACAACAGCAAACACGGCAGCCGAGCGGCGCAGCTCGTAGAAAGTTACGCAAACGCTCAGCCATTGCTTTGACTCACAAAAGAATAGCACACAGCAGAATGCCTTCATCCATGACGCACAACACAACGTAGAGCCCAGCTTTAGGAGGGCCAGGGACTCTAACTTGACAACTTGAAAATACCATTCTGACACTCCTGATTGAGGCCCAGAGCTTTCATTTATACAGTAATTATACAGCACTTACAGTAACTGAACAGTAAAAATGGGTGTGTATTGTCTCTTTTCATCGGTTTTAGGgctgcacaaaaaaaacaggaaatgacgATGTCTACAGGTGGTCTGCAATGTGTACACTTGCATTGAGTGTGTCGGGTTGAAGATTAATACTACCAATGGCCCCAAGTGCCATTCCACATGAATAATATAGACTCACTTGCCACTTAATTCACATTCT contains:
- the cul2 gene encoding cullin-2: MSLKPRVVDFDETWNKLLTTIKAVVMLDYVERATWNDRFSDIYALCVAYPEPLGERLYTETKVFLENHVRQLYKKVLESEEKVLLMYHRYWEEYSKGADYMDSLYRYLNTQFIKKNKLTEADLQYGYGGVDMNEPLMEIGELALDMWRKLMIEPLQATLIRMLLKEIKNDRCGENPNQKVIHGVINSFVHVEQYKKKFPLKFYQEIFEGPFLTKTGEYYKQEASNLLQESNCSQYMEKVLGRLKDEEVRCRKYLHPSSYAKVIHECQQRMVADHLQFLHGECQNIVRQEKRDDMANMYTLLRAVSSGLPHMIQELQVHIHDEGLRATSNLSQENMPTQFVESVLEVHSKFVQLINTVLNGDQHFMSALDKALTSVVNYREPKSICKAPELLAKYCDNLLKKSAKGMTENEVEDKLSSFITVFKYIDDKDVFQKFYARMLAKRLIHGLSLSMDSEEAMINKLKQACGYEFTSKLHRMYTDMSVSADLNNKFNNFIKTQETVVDLGISFQIYVLQAGAWPLTQVASSTFAIPQELEKSVQMFELFYNQHFSGRKLTWLHYLCTGEVKMNYLSKPYVAMVTTYQMAVLLVFNNSETVSYKELQDSTQMNEKELQKTIKSLLDVKMINHDSQKEEIETESTFSLNMNFTSKRTKFKITTSMQRDTPQELEQTRSAVDEDRKMYLQAAIVRIMKARKVLRHNALIQEVINQSKARFNPSISMIKKCIEVLIDKQYIERSQTSADEYSYVA